One Oryzomonas sagensis DNA segment encodes these proteins:
- a CDS encoding class I SAM-dependent methyltransferase, giving the protein MTEKTPLNDILTARIAMAGRITFAAFMEACLYEPGLGYYTSPGRKVGAEGDFYTSISVHAAFGRVIAREVAQMWRCLGSPASFTLVECGAGNGRLACDIMDYLAEREPEMYAGLDLVLVEREPSLQTAQAELLARHRERLRWLPPEIFGTDGFSFSGCLYSNELIDALPVHRVVMTPEGLREIYVTLRDGGFAEEMGEPSTPAIAAYLERIKITLLPGQQAEVNLAAPEWLAAAARSLQRGFVLTIDYGYPAEELYAPQRKQGTLLCYYRHQVEDDPYIRLGRQDITAHVDFTSLMRRGEELGLEPVWFGEQCRFLLSAGIVEEIEESERSTASEKEKLKVRLALKKLIMPEGGMGDTFRVLIQARGVESPRLLCQRRIGG; this is encoded by the coding sequence ATGACTGAAAAAACACCACTTAACGATATCCTTACAGCCCGCATAGCAATGGCGGGCAGGATCACCTTTGCCGCCTTCATGGAGGCCTGCCTGTACGAACCGGGGCTGGGGTATTACACCTCGCCGGGACGCAAGGTGGGGGCGGAAGGGGATTTCTACACCAGCATCTCGGTGCATGCCGCCTTCGGCCGGGTCATCGCCCGGGAGGTGGCCCAGATGTGGCGCTGCCTGGGGTCGCCCGCCTCGTTCACCCTGGTGGAGTGCGGCGCCGGCAACGGTCGCCTGGCGTGCGACATCATGGACTATCTGGCCGAGCGGGAGCCGGAGATGTACGCCGGCCTGGACCTGGTACTGGTGGAGCGGGAGCCGTCCCTGCAGACCGCCCAGGCCGAGCTTCTGGCCCGCCACAGGGAGCGGCTCCGCTGGCTCCCGCCGGAGATCTTCGGGACGGACGGTTTCAGCTTCAGCGGTTGCCTCTACTCCAACGAACTGATCGACGCCCTGCCGGTGCACCGGGTGGTGATGACACCGGAGGGGCTGCGGGAGATCTACGTTACCCTCAGGGACGGCGGATTCGCCGAGGAGATGGGGGAACCGTCCACGCCCGCCATCGCCGCCTACCTGGAGCGCATCAAGATAACGCTCCTGCCCGGCCAGCAGGCCGAGGTCAACCTGGCCGCCCCGGAGTGGCTGGCTGCGGCCGCCCGGTCATTGCAGCGCGGTTTCGTCCTGACCATCGACTACGGCTACCCGGCGGAGGAGCTCTATGCGCCCCAGCGCAAGCAAGGGACCCTCCTCTGCTATTATCGCCACCAGGTGGAGGATGATCCCTACATCCGCCTGGGACGCCAGGACATCACCGCCCACGTGGACTTCACCAGCCTGATGCGCCGGGGAGAGGAACTGGGGCTGGAACCGGTCTGGTTCGGCGAACAGTGCCGTTTCCTGCTCTCGGCCGGCATCGTGGAGGAGATCGAGGAGTCCGAACGCTCGACGGCGTCCGAAAAGGAGAAGCTCAAGGTGCGCTTGGCCTTGAAGAAGCTGATCATGCCCGAGGGGGGCATGGGCGATACCTTCCGGGTCCTGATCCAGGCCAGAGGGGTCGAGAGTCCCCGCCTGCTCTGCCAGCGCCGGATAGGGGGCTGA
- a CDS encoding ferritin family protein codes for MTQSKEMLDAIMRAIELEKETFDLYVKAEHKTFNPAGKRIFTWLAKTEEEHYMKLTELYHSLHEGGRWVFYGGSSFELEPTGSDEQQVSFDTDDTEALKIAQNIEKRGMVYYEELIAKTGDPDGRAMLETLRNEEVEHLRVITEKLEGLKG; via the coding sequence ATGACCCAAAGCAAGGAGATGCTCGACGCCATCATGCGCGCCATCGAGCTTGAAAAAGAGACCTTCGACCTGTACGTGAAGGCCGAGCACAAGACCTTCAACCCTGCCGGAAAACGGATCTTCACGTGGTTGGCCAAAACCGAGGAAGAGCACTACATGAAGCTGACCGAGCTGTACCACTCCCTGCACGAGGGCGGCCGCTGGGTATTTTACGGCGGCTCCAGCTTCGAGCTCGAGCCGACCGGCAGCGATGAGCAGCAGGTCAGTTTCGACACCGACGACACCGAGGCCCTGAAGATCGCCCAGAACATCGAGAAGCGCGGCATGGTCTATTATGAGGAACTGATCGCCAAGACCGGCGACCCGGACGGCAGGGCGATGTTGGAGACCCTCAGAAACGAGGAGGTCGAGCACTTGCGGGTGATCACCGAAAAGCTGGAGGGGTTGAAGGGATGA
- a CDS encoding HAD family hydrolase — protein sequence MPECSLSAIRGIIFDLDGTLYVSDPFAATIQATAAGYIASLKGVSDDEARSLMTATRSWLSEVHDITPTLSAVCTELGGSIRDLHALFEARLRPEAYLVRDERVIALLERLSRRFDLALLTNNNRALAARITGYLGLDGFFRQVFAIDDQWLAKPHEMILEHVLNRLGLAPAEALFVGDRYDVDLRLPEQRGCPVYLSQSIEQLLRLEGLLY from the coding sequence ATGCCGGAATGCTCCCTTTCCGCCATCCGCGGCATCATCTTCGATCTGGACGGCACCCTGTATGTGTCGGACCCGTTTGCGGCGACCATCCAGGCTACGGCTGCCGGCTATATCGCCTCCCTCAAGGGGGTCAGCGACGACGAGGCCCGTTCGCTCATGACCGCCACCCGCTCATGGCTTTCCGAGGTACACGACATTACCCCGACCCTCTCGGCGGTCTGCACCGAATTGGGCGGCAGCATCAGGGACCTGCACGCGCTTTTCGAGGCCCGGCTGCGGCCCGAGGCATATCTGGTGCGGGATGAACGGGTCATCGCCCTATTGGAACGCCTGTCCCGGCGTTTTGACCTCGCACTCCTTACCAACAACAACCGCGCCCTGGCGGCCCGCATTACCGGATACCTGGGGCTGGACGGCTTTTTCCGGCAGGTCTTCGCCATTGACGACCAATGGCTCGCCAAACCACACGAGATGATACTGGAGCACGTGCTGAACCGGCTCGGCCTGGCTCCCGCCGAGGCGCTTTTCGTCGGGGACCGCTACGACGTGGACCTGCGGCTGCCCGAGCAGCGGGGCTGCCCGGTCTATCTCAGCCAGAGCATCGAACAACTACTGCGGCTGGAGGGGTTGCTGTACTGA